One genomic region from Pseudoduganella lutea encodes:
- a CDS encoding glycoside hydrolase family 3 C-terminal domain-containing protein, translating into MMPLAVGLACAPGLAAAEPAKETTPIFRDTRLSPEVRARDMAARMTLKEKAEQMQNGAPAIERLGLKRYDWWNEVLHGVARAGQATVFPQAIGLAATWNTALAERVADAIALEGRANFNAALRRDGRGTARYFGVNYWTPNINIYRDPRWGRGQETYGEDPHLTGQLGMAFIRGIQGTDPALYKGVATPKHFVVHSGPEPERHSFNVDVSPFDLEDTYLPAFRNAIVDAKAYSLMCAYNAVDGIPMCAHPLQNGLVRQDWGFNGFIVSDCDSVRDLVTGHKTSPDIAHASATAVKAGTDLVCGQSYLGLPEAVEKGLITEAEIDTSLVRLLAARIRMGLLDGSVYDKVPYSAINSAQHRALAQQAAEEAIVLLKNDGGTLPLAKGARIAVIGPNAALLQSLEGNYNGTIAHPALPVDELRRAFGADQVGYAPGAPLIDGKRMPIPETYLKVAADSGQHGLKGEYFDNLEFAGTPKMTRIDPVINFNFEHSAPQGFEPKRFSVRWTGVIVPPRPGKYELGFRMIVPRDRPLPNIRVWIDDELVVSPEKAGIGAGNTAECVAGNCQQRMEKIHFTFDDTTPRRVRIDYARTENDRHSALEWVAPQEALVADAVAAARAGDVAVAMVGLSPDLEGEEMKVDYPGFRGGDRLTLALPDAQRRMLEAVKATGRPLVVVYLTGGPISDPWVEANADAIVHAWYPGEGGGAAIARVLSGAVSPAGRLPYTIVRSETDLPPFADYSMQHRTYRYFNGPVLHPFGHGLAYTTFSYAAPKLSTTRVKAGQAVKATVTVRNTGKRDSDEVVQLYLAKPGDRSNPVLAGFRRVHVKAGASQVVTMDIDARAQSQVDTAGRRSVRSGEYTVYAGGGQPRFARVGQAKLLVEGEFALPK; encoded by the coding sequence ATGATGCCGCTGGCCGTGGGGCTGGCCTGTGCGCCGGGACTGGCGGCGGCCGAACCCGCGAAGGAGACCACGCCCATATTCCGCGACACCAGGCTGTCCCCCGAGGTGCGCGCGCGGGACATGGCGGCGCGCATGACGCTGAAGGAAAAGGCGGAACAGATGCAGAACGGCGCGCCGGCCATCGAGCGCCTCGGGCTCAAGCGTTACGACTGGTGGAACGAGGTGCTGCACGGCGTGGCGCGGGCCGGCCAGGCGACCGTGTTCCCGCAGGCGATCGGTCTCGCGGCCACCTGGAACACGGCGCTCGCGGAGCGCGTCGCCGATGCGATCGCGCTGGAAGGTCGCGCCAACTTCAATGCGGCGCTGCGGCGCGACGGCAGGGGCACGGCGCGCTACTTCGGCGTCAATTACTGGACGCCGAACATCAACATCTACCGCGATCCGCGCTGGGGCCGTGGCCAGGAAACCTATGGCGAGGACCCGCACCTCACCGGCCAGCTGGGCATGGCGTTCATCCGCGGCATCCAGGGCACCGATCCGGCACTGTACAAGGGCGTGGCCACGCCAAAGCACTTCGTCGTGCATTCCGGCCCCGAGCCGGAGCGCCACAGCTTCAACGTGGACGTGTCGCCATTCGACCTGGAAGACACGTACCTGCCTGCGTTCCGCAACGCGATCGTGGATGCGAAAGCGTATTCGCTGATGTGCGCGTACAACGCGGTGGACGGCATTCCCATGTGCGCGCACCCGCTGCAGAATGGCCTGGTGCGCCAGGACTGGGGTTTCAACGGCTTCATCGTGTCCGACTGCGATTCCGTGCGTGACCTGGTCACCGGCCACAAGACGTCGCCCGACATTGCCCATGCTTCGGCCACTGCCGTGAAGGCGGGCACCGACCTGGTATGCGGCCAGAGTTACCTGGGCCTGCCGGAAGCGGTGGAGAAAGGCCTGATCACCGAGGCCGAGATCGACACGTCGCTGGTGCGCCTGCTGGCCGCGCGCATCCGCATGGGCCTGCTCGATGGCAGCGTGTACGACAAGGTGCCGTACAGCGCGATCAATTCGGCACAGCACCGCGCGCTGGCGCAGCAGGCCGCCGAGGAAGCGATCGTGCTGCTCAAGAACGATGGCGGCACGCTGCCGCTCGCCAAGGGCGCGCGCATTGCCGTGATCGGGCCGAACGCGGCGCTGCTGCAAAGCCTGGAGGGCAACTACAACGGCACGATCGCGCACCCGGCGCTGCCGGTGGATGAACTGCGCAGGGCGTTCGGCGCCGACCAGGTAGGCTATGCGCCCGGCGCGCCGCTGATCGACGGCAAGCGCATGCCGATCCCGGAAACGTATTTGAAGGTGGCGGCGGACAGCGGCCAGCATGGCCTGAAAGGCGAGTATTTCGACAACCTGGAATTCGCCGGCACGCCGAAAATGACGCGCATCGACCCCGTCATCAACTTCAACTTCGAGCACAGCGCGCCACAGGGCTTCGAGCCAAAGCGGTTCTCGGTCCGCTGGACGGGCGTCATCGTGCCGCCGCGGCCGGGCAAGTACGAACTGGGCTTCCGCATGATCGTGCCGCGCGACCGCCCGCTGCCGAACATCCGCGTGTGGATCGACGACGAACTGGTGGTCTCGCCCGAGAAGGCGGGGATCGGCGCCGGCAATACGGCTGAATGCGTGGCCGGCAACTGCCAGCAGCGCATGGAGAAGATCCACTTCACGTTCGACGACACGACGCCGCGCCGCGTGCGCATCGATTATGCGCGCACGGAGAACGACCGCCACAGCGCGCTGGAATGGGTGGCGCCGCAAGAGGCGCTCGTCGCCGACGCCGTGGCGGCCGCGCGCGCCGGCGACGTGGCGGTCGCGATGGTCGGCCTGTCGCCCGACCTGGAAGGCGAGGAGATGAAGGTGGACTATCCTGGCTTCCGTGGCGGCGACCGCCTCACGCTGGCGCTGCCGGACGCGCAGCGCCGCATGCTCGAAGCCGTGAAGGCCACCGGCAGGCCGCTGGTGGTGGTCTACCTGACCGGCGGGCCGATCTCGGACCCGTGGGTGGAAGCGAACGCGGACGCCATCGTGCACGCCTGGTATCCGGGCGAGGGCGGCGGCGCCGCGATCGCGCGCGTGCTGTCCGGCGCCGTCAGCCCGGCTGGCCGCCTGCCCTACACGATCGTGCGCTCCGAGACGGATCTGCCGCCGTTCGCCGATTACTCGATGCAGCACCGCACCTACCGCTACTTCAACGGTCCGGTGCTGCATCCGTTCGGCCATGGCCTCGCCTACACCACGTTCAGCTACGCCGCGCCGAAGCTGTCCACCACGCGCGTGAAGGCGGGGCAGGCGGTCAAGGCCACGGTCACCGTGCGCAACACGGGCAAGCGCGACAGCGACGAAGTGGTGCAGCTGTACCTTGCCAAGCCGGGCGACCGCTCGAACCCCGTGCTGGCCGGCTTCCGGCGCGTGCACGTAAAGGCCGGCGCTAGCCAGGTCGTGACGATGGACATCGATGCCCGCGCGCAGTCGCAGGTGGACACCGCGGGCCGGCGCTCGGTGCGCTCCGGCGAGTACACCGTGTATGCCGGTGGCGGGCAGCCGAGGTTTGCCAGGGTTGGGCAGGCGAAGTTGCTGGTCGAAGGTGAGTTTGCGTTGCCGAAGTGA
- a CDS encoding NUDIX hydrolase has translation MKPMSILIAGPYRSGTEGDLLHIARNLRALEAAAWQVYEKGHVPLIGEWLALPLAQHAGHGRVAEYVPAEFLYDVARRVIDQCDAVYRIAGASRGADSDVRHARERGLPVYQTLDDIPAA, from the coding sequence ATGAAACCGATGAGTATCTTGATTGCCGGCCCGTACCGCAGCGGTACGGAAGGCGACCTGCTGCACATTGCGCGCAACCTGCGCGCGCTCGAGGCGGCGGCCTGGCAGGTCTATGAAAAAGGGCACGTGCCGCTGATCGGCGAGTGGCTGGCCTTGCCACTGGCCCAGCACGCGGGCCACGGCCGGGTGGCCGAATATGTGCCTGCGGAGTTTTTGTACGACGTGGCGCGCCGTGTGATCGACCAGTGCGATGCCGTGTACCGGATCGCCGGCGCGTCGCGCGGCGCCGATAGCGACGTGCGGCACGCACGCGAGCGCGGGCTGCCCGTCTATCAGACGCTCGACGACATCCCGGCCGCCTGA
- a CDS encoding sensor domain-containing diguanylate cyclase, which yields MRQGVVVFSAALPFTSFKSKVSLLVTSMVLIAAVGVCGISLLIAESQIQRMIARQEISALSGAAAYLDNDVRARQGVLRSIAEEAQTRNLSVRDVQALLESHPGLRDEFSNVVAFDVRGDYVANLKNRRDKMLNVSTRPYFQEVLRSRDSVISAPFRSQLSGRPVVSVAQPLHDARGNIYAVLVGGLDLLRPAFAAQVEALRTREQGYLFIVANDGTVVHHPQKELILTRPSGDEMPALAAPLAGPEGWRADILDGKEPALVAWKRLRHVDWTVAVSYPLRDAFAPMASVWFNALGAAGLFTAMAGIFGWGLVKVLLEPLDELQRVVESIDAGATDISAFNVDHADEFGLLSRALYRLSSSRKQASDDLHRLATTDVLTGTHNRRMFDQFLPAALARARRSGESVAVAFLDIDRFKSINDTHGHAVGDAVLVEFSARLQGAVRCTDTVARLAGDEFVVVFEQVRGTGEAHQLGDKILAAMQAPFVVGGSTLRVTASIGIAITGVPTNAEAIMQSADYALYGVKAAGRNGYAVNVVGAEKLASVRGLDEHPPRAATPPGVAHA from the coding sequence GTGCGCCAGGGAGTTGTCGTGTTCTCGGCCGCCTTACCCTTCACCAGCTTCAAGTCCAAGGTCTCCCTCCTGGTGACCTCGATGGTGCTCATCGCCGCCGTGGGCGTGTGCGGCATCTCGCTGCTGATCGCCGAATCGCAGATCCAGCGCATGATCGCGCGGCAGGAGATCTCGGCGCTGTCCGGCGCCGCCGCCTATCTGGACAACGACGTCCGCGCAAGGCAGGGCGTGTTGCGCAGCATCGCGGAAGAGGCGCAGACGCGCAACCTGAGCGTGCGCGACGTGCAGGCGTTGCTGGAATCGCATCCGGGGCTGCGTGACGAATTCTCCAATGTGGTGGCGTTCGACGTGCGCGGCGACTATGTGGCGAACTTGAAGAACCGTCGTGACAAGATGCTCAACGTGAGCACGCGGCCGTACTTCCAGGAAGTGCTGCGCTCGCGCGACAGCGTGATTTCGGCGCCGTTCCGCAGCCAGCTGTCGGGGCGCCCGGTGGTGTCGGTGGCGCAGCCGCTGCACGATGCCAGGGGCAATATCTACGCGGTCCTCGTCGGCGGTCTCGACCTGCTGCGGCCCGCCTTCGCTGCCCAGGTCGAAGCGCTGCGCACCCGCGAACAGGGTTACCTGTTCATCGTCGCCAACGACGGCACCGTGGTGCACCATCCGCAGAAGGAACTGATCCTGACCCGCCCGTCCGGCGACGAGATGCCCGCGCTGGCAGCGCCCCTGGCCGGGCCGGAAGGCTGGCGCGCCGACATCCTCGACGGCAAGGAGCCGGCGCTGGTGGCCTGGAAGCGCCTGCGCCACGTGGACTGGACCGTGGCCGTGTCCTATCCGCTGCGCGATGCGTTCGCGCCGATGGCATCCGTGTGGTTCAACGCGCTCGGCGCCGCCGGCCTGTTCACGGCGATGGCCGGGATCTTCGGCTGGGGCCTCGTGAAGGTGCTGCTGGAACCCCTGGATGAACTGCAGCGTGTCGTCGAGTCGATCGATGCCGGCGCTACCGACATCAGCGCCTTCAACGTCGACCATGCCGACGAATTCGGCTTGCTGAGCCGTGCGCTGTACCGGCTGTCGAGCAGCCGCAAGCAGGCCTCCGACGACCTGCACCGGCTGGCCACGACCGACGTGCTGACCGGCACCCACAACCGCCGCATGTTCGACCAGTTCCTGCCCGCGGCGCTGGCACGCGCGCGGCGTTCGGGCGAGTCGGTGGCCGTGGCCTTTCTCGACATCGACCGCTTCAAGAGCATCAACGACACCCATGGCCATGCCGTGGGTGACGCCGTGCTGGTGGAATTTTCGGCCCGGCTGCAGGGCGCCGTACGTTGCACCGACACCGTGGCGCGGCTGGCGGGCGATGAATTCGTGGTCGTATTCGAACAGGTGCGCGGCACCGGCGAGGCGCACCAGTTGGGCGACAAGATCCTGGCCGCGATGCAGGCCCCGTTCGTCGTCGGCGGCTCCACGCTGCGCGTGACGGCCAGCATCGGCATCGCCATCACGGGTGTGCCCACGAATGCCGAAGCGATCATGCAGTCGGCCGACTACGCGCTGTACGGCGTGAAGGCCGCCGGCCGCAACGGCTATGCGGTCAACGTGGTCGGTGCCGAGAAGCTTGCCAGCGTGCGTGGCCTTGACGAGCATCCTCCCCGGGCCGCCACACCGCCCGGGGTGGCCCACGCCTGA
- a CDS encoding CHASE domain-containing protein, with product METRSGPLTATAGRVVLCALAYVLAATLCIAISVPTGNNSPVWIPTGIALAAVLRHGRPMLAGVAAGAFAVNLYLLARWLGFGGASIATALVIAAGNTLAAGAGAWLVRRNARALRRDSPLLVYAYVLAVMAAAMIGAAPGACAQALVGQLPWSSVGSVIVLWWLGNVMALLLVTPLLAAWTCNKAVRQLRKRETASEVALLLALTALATLCLFQLGTAAVQAWAPFLLLAPVIGAACLYGAPAGTAAAAIVATGAVAVTLAGSGPFATRDQFHSLLGLDIYLASLGIAVMLITNTAAGHHRPATLPRPGRWPMATLALCLAITAAAWHAVDAHTERRIREQFDAIIDLTWQQMEYRMGNYRRILMAGKAYFDASDDIEAAEWEAYVANFDVERAFPGTLGIGFATWLRTPAAAQEFVQRKRASRPAYRIWPEPVRWPVAAVTYLAPTNDGNERPLGYNMTFEANRRIALTQSIASGGIGSTGTILLVHDFDRQPQQGMLMFMPVYHRGAPVATRAEREAALRGFIYSPFRVHEMVGALLGRHDAFSLRIVDLHPASAGKELYRSAGGEVRGPRYVRPLAAVRTLAIDETGHHWQLEFTASAAFEAGIDRQGPLLTLGLGSLISFLLFGIVRGLATTRERALQMARQITRELQMQQRVAREGEERFRLFTASVRSHAIIFLDAAGHVEAWNDGAAKMFGHSDAEAIGRALDLWVDPEPGRALLAEATAGDSGMAAMELVRKDGTRFTGELQLTAVRHDGVAAGFACIVYDVTAKRKVEEQLRQAAAIAQSASQAKSAFVANMSHELRTPMNGVLGIAALLERGTLAKEQRDLVRMIRTSGETLLAVLNDILDFSKIEAGKVELHPEPVALDDVALACARLMAVNGGGRLRVRVDVAPSLPATIVVDALRLEQILTNLIGNALKFTERGAVDCRFARATLSGAPALRVDVSDTGIGIDPEQQKRLFSAFAQADASTTRRFGGTGLGLTIARSLAELMGGTLGVASTPGSGSTFTLTVPLREAGVPDPYMLQPPHLQLPVLLCEPDAVVVSALANATARWGWHLHVAHDPARLGLLLAVPGTLPYDLAIVGPGIDAAAVLATLAARRAQMPAGFTVIRIVAGFDVPAAETPVPFAFATVHAPATRAALHAALLEARHAPASATVVPRPMPMPATVPIRTPIPIPVPTPAPPSTSRHWPACACCWPRTMSSTRQWPLRCSTTPAPSSPWPVMVPRRWPAFGATPPAATRC from the coding sequence ATGGAGACGCGTTCCGGTCCGCTCACCGCCACTGCCGGCAGGGTCGTGCTGTGCGCGCTCGCCTATGTACTGGCCGCTACGCTGTGCATTGCCATTTCGGTACCGACCGGTAACAACAGCCCCGTCTGGATTCCCACCGGGATCGCGCTCGCGGCGGTCTTGCGCCATGGCCGCCCGATGCTCGCTGGCGTCGCGGCGGGCGCCTTCGCCGTCAACCTTTACCTGCTGGCGCGCTGGCTCGGCTTCGGCGGCGCGTCCATCGCCACCGCGCTGGTCATCGCCGCCGGCAATACGCTGGCCGCCGGTGCCGGCGCCTGGCTCGTGCGGCGCAATGCCCGTGCGCTGCGGCGCGACAGTCCCCTGCTCGTCTACGCTTACGTGCTCGCGGTGATGGCAGCCGCGATGATCGGCGCCGCACCGGGCGCTTGCGCACAGGCCCTGGTCGGGCAACTGCCGTGGAGCAGCGTGGGCTCCGTGATCGTGCTGTGGTGGCTGGGCAATGTCATGGCCCTGCTGCTCGTCACACCGCTCCTGGCCGCCTGGACCTGCAACAAGGCCGTGCGCCAGTTGCGCAAGCGGGAAACGGCCAGCGAGGTCGCCCTGCTGCTGGCACTGACCGCGCTCGCCACGCTGTGCCTGTTCCAACTGGGGACCGCCGCAGTGCAGGCGTGGGCGCCGTTCCTGCTGCTCGCCCCCGTCATCGGCGCGGCCTGCCTGTACGGCGCGCCGGCCGGCACCGCCGCCGCGGCCATCGTGGCAACGGGCGCCGTCGCCGTCACGCTGGCCGGCAGCGGCCCGTTCGCGACCCGCGACCAGTTCCATTCCCTGCTGGGGCTGGACATCTACCTGGCATCGCTGGGCATTGCCGTCATGCTCATCACGAACACGGCCGCCGGCCACCACCGCCCCGCCACCTTGCCACGACCGGGCCGGTGGCCGATGGCCACCCTGGCGCTGTGCCTGGCCATCACGGCCGCGGCGTGGCATGCGGTGGACGCCCACACGGAACGCCGTATCCGCGAACAGTTCGACGCGATCATCGACCTGACCTGGCAGCAGATGGAATACCGGATGGGCAACTACCGGCGCATACTCATGGCCGGCAAGGCCTACTTCGATGCGTCGGACGACATCGAGGCCGCCGAATGGGAAGCCTACGTCGCCAACTTCGACGTGGAGCGCGCATTTCCGGGCACGCTGGGAATCGGTTTCGCGACATGGTTGCGCACCCCGGCCGCCGCACAGGAATTCGTGCAGCGCAAGCGTGCTTCCCGGCCGGCCTACCGCATCTGGCCGGAGCCGGTGCGCTGGCCCGTCGCGGCGGTCACCTACCTTGCGCCGACGAACGACGGTAACGAGCGTCCGCTCGGCTACAACATGACGTTCGAGGCCAACCGGCGCATCGCGCTGACGCAGTCCATCGCCAGCGGCGGCATCGGCAGCACCGGCACGATCCTGCTGGTGCATGACTTCGACCGGCAGCCGCAGCAGGGCATGCTGATGTTCATGCCGGTCTATCACCGGGGCGCCCCCGTGGCCACGCGCGCGGAACGCGAAGCGGCGCTGCGCGGCTTCATCTACAGCCCGTTCCGCGTACACGAGATGGTCGGCGCCCTGCTCGGCCGGCATGACGCGTTCTCGCTGCGGATCGTCGACCTGCATCCGGCATCGGCCGGCAAGGAACTCTACCGCAGTGCCGGCGGTGAAGTACGCGGCCCCCGTTACGTGCGGCCCCTGGCGGCCGTACGCACGCTGGCGATCGACGAAACGGGCCACCACTGGCAGCTCGAATTCACCGCCAGCGCGGCCTTCGAGGCGGGCATCGACCGGCAAGGCCCGCTGTTGACGCTGGGCCTGGGATCGCTGATCAGCTTTCTGCTGTTCGGCATCGTGCGCGGGCTGGCGACGACGCGCGAACGGGCGCTGCAGATGGCGCGCCAGATCACCCGTGAGCTGCAGATGCAGCAGCGCGTGGCGCGCGAGGGGGAGGAGCGCTTCCGCCTGTTCACCGCCAGCGTGCGCAGCCACGCCATCATCTTCCTCGACGCGGCCGGCCACGTGGAAGCATGGAACGATGGCGCCGCCAAGATGTTCGGGCACTCGGACGCCGAAGCGATCGGCCGTGCGCTCGACCTGTGGGTAGATCCCGAGCCCGGCCGGGCCCTGCTGGCCGAAGCGACGGCGGGCGACAGCGGGATGGCCGCCATGGAGCTGGTGCGCAAGGATGGCACGCGCTTCACGGGCGAACTGCAACTGACGGCGGTGCGGCACGATGGCGTGGCGGCCGGCTTCGCGTGCATCGTGTATGACGTGACGGCCAAGCGCAAGGTGGAGGAGCAGTTGCGCCAGGCGGCTGCCATCGCGCAGAGCGCGAGCCAGGCCAAGAGCGCATTCGTGGCCAACATGAGCCATGAATTGCGCACGCCGATGAACGGCGTGCTGGGCATCGCCGCGTTGCTGGAGCGAGGCACGCTGGCGAAGGAGCAGCGCGACCTGGTGCGGATGATCCGCACCTCCGGCGAGACCCTGCTGGCGGTGCTGAATGATATCCTCGACTTTTCCAAGATCGAGGCCGGCAAGGTCGAATTGCACCCGGAGCCGGTGGCGCTGGACGACGTCGCACTGGCCTGCGCGCGCCTGATGGCCGTGAACGGTGGCGGCCGCCTGCGCGTGCGCGTCGACGTGGCGCCCTCCCTGCCGGCCACCATCGTGGTCGATGCGCTGCGCCTGGAACAGATCCTGACGAACCTGATCGGCAATGCGCTGAAGTTCACCGAACGGGGCGCCGTGGACTGCCGCTTCGCCCGCGCCACGCTGTCTGGCGCGCCGGCCTTGCGCGTCGATGTTTCCGATACGGGCATCGGCATCGATCCGGAGCAGCAGAAACGCCTGTTTTCCGCGTTCGCCCAGGCCGACGCGTCGACGACACGGCGCTTCGGCGGCACCGGGCTCGGCTTGACGATCGCGCGCAGCCTGGCCGAATTGATGGGCGGTACGCTGGGCGTTGCCAGCACCCCGGGCAGTGGCAGCACGTTTACGCTGACGGTGCCGCTGCGCGAGGCCGGCGTGCCGGATCCCTACATGCTGCAGCCCCCACACCTGCAGTTGCCGGTGCTGCTGTGCGAACCGGATGCGGTGGTGGTCTCGGCGCTGGCCAACGCCACCGCGCGCTGGGGCTGGCACCTGCACGTTGCCCACGATCCTGCCCGCCTGGGATTGCTGCTGGCGGTGCCGGGCACGCTCCCGTACGACCTGGCCATCGTCGGGCCCGGCATCGATGCGGCCGCGGTCCTGGCCACGCTGGCGGCTAGGCGCGCCCAGATGCCCGCCGGTTTCACGGTGATCCGCATCGTGGCCGGCTTCGACGTCCCGGCCGCGGAGACACCGGTGCCCTTCGCCTTCGCCACCGTGCATGCGCCAGCCACGCGCGCCGCGTTGCATGCGGCCTTGCTGGAGGCGCGTCACGCGCCGGCGTCGGCCACGGTCGTCCCCCGGCCGATGCCGATGCCAGCGACAGTGCCGATTCGGACGCCCATTCCGATTCCGGTTCCGACTCCGGCGCCGCCATCGACCAGCCGCCACTGGCCGGCATGCGCGTGCTGCTGGCCGAGGACAATGTCATCAACCAGACAGTGGCCGTTGCGCTGCTCGACTACGCCGGCGCCATCGTCACCGTGGCCGGTGATGGTGCCGAGGCGGTGGCCCGCCTTCGGCGCGACCCCGCCGGCTGCGACGCGGTGTTGA
- a CDS encoding response regulator: MAVALLDYAGAIVTVAGDGAEAVARLRRDPAGCDAVLMDVQMPVMDGLAATREIRHALALALPVIAMTAGVTQDERDACTAAGMDDFIAKPIDEDELIDVLRKHWRRPPTGAP; this comes from the coding sequence GTGGCCGTTGCGCTGCTCGACTACGCCGGCGCCATCGTCACCGTGGCCGGTGATGGTGCCGAGGCGGTGGCCCGCCTTCGGCGCGACCCCGCCGGCTGCGACGCGGTGTTGATGGACGTGCAGATGCCGGTGATGGACGGCCTGGCCGCGACGCGCGAAATCCGCCATGCACTGGCATTGGCGCTGCCCGTGATCGCCATGACGGCCGGTGTCACGCAGGACGAACGCGACGCCTGCACCGCCGCGGGCATGGACGATTTCATCGCCAAGCCCATCGACGAGGACGAACTGATCGACGTGCTGCGCAAGCATTGGCGCCGCCCCCCAACCGGCGCCCCCTGA